Within the Streptomyces sp. R41 genome, the region TACGTGATCTACACGATCTTCGCCGCGCTCTCCATCCCCTTCGTGCTCAAGTACGTGAAGGAGACGAAGGGCAAGGCCCTGGAGGAGATGGGCTGAGCCTCCTGCCATAGGCTCCCCGAAACTCGGGGAGAAGGGCCAAGTCCCCGCTGCCCCTCTCCTCGTACTCGTAAGAGACGTACCGCCCCGGCTCAGCCCTCGATTCCTTCGAGGGCCCTGAGCCGGGGCAGTACGTTTTCGCAGAACAGGTGCAGACTGCGCCAGCCCTCGTCGATCGGCATCCCGCCGGACAGCGGATGCAGCACGAAGTTGTCCAGACCCTGCTCCACGCACGCGTCGGGCGTGAGGATCCGGTAGACGCCCTCGGCGCGCAGCTCGTCGACCGTCGTGGCCGCCGACTTCACCGCCGAGCGGATGTCGCCGGACTGCCAGGAGGCGTACGTCCGAGCCTCGTGCAGGAAGTGGCCGCCGTACTCCGCCCATGCCCGGTCCGGGTCCTCGGCGATGTGCAGCAGCGGGGTCTCGGCGGCGGGCATCATAGTCCAGCCCTCGGTGCCGTACTCGATGAGCCGCTCCTTGTAGTACGCCTCCAGCTCGGGAAGGTGCGCGCTGGGGAAGAACGGCAGCCCGAGCCGGGCGGCGCGACGGGCCGCGGCCTTGGACGAACCGCCGACCAGCAGCAGGGGGTGCGGATCCGAGAAGGGGCGCGGGGTGACCCGTACCGTACGGCCCCGGTACGCGAACTCCTCGCCCGTCCACGCCTTCAGCACCGTCTCCAGGAGCTCGTCCTGGAGCTTGCCGCGCCGCTTCCAGTCGACGTCGAAGAGGGCGTACTCCTCGGGCCGGTAGCCGATTCCGGCCACCGTGACGAGCCGTCCGCCGCTGAGCAGATCGAGTACGGCGATGTCCTCGGCGAGGCGCAGCGGGTCGTGCAGCGGGCCGATGACCGCGGAGACCGTGACCGCGATCTGCCGGGTCGCGCCGAAGACCGCGCCGGCGAACGCGAACGGCGAGGGCAGCCAGTTGTTGGCGACGCCGTGGTGCTCCTCGGTCTGCACGGTGGTGATCCCGCGGTCGTCGGCGTACGCGGCCATCTCGACCGCCGCCTTGTAGCGGGCACTCAGCGACGCGGGTGTGGCGTCGGGGTCAACGAGGTTGAAGCGTACGACGGTTACGGGCATGGGGAGTCCCCCTTCGTGTGTGGAGGGGGACGGTAGCTGACGGTGCGTCAGACAGCCATAGCGGCGGCCTCCTTGGCGGGCTCGGGCCGCTCGGTCGTGGTCACCGCGGGCTTCGGCAGAACGACGTACAGGAGGAAGGAGACCACGATCGTCGCCACCCAGCCGAGGCCGTACTCGCCGATGGGGTTGTCGGCGGCGAGCGGGCCCGTGAACCAGTCGGACGTCGTGAACAGCAGTCCGCTGCCCAGCCCCACCGCCCACGCGGCGACCGCGGCGGGGCTGAAGCCGCCCCGGTACCAATAGGCGCTGGTGCGCGTGGTGTTGAGCAGCGCCTCGGCGTCGTACTCCTTGCGGCGCAGCATGTCCGCCCCGAACACGCCCACCCATGCCGAGAAGGCGACGGCGAGCAGCGACAGGAACGCGATGAAGGAGCCCATGAAGCTGGTCGCGACCAGCATCAGGACGCCACCGAAGACCAGCGAGATCACGGCGTTGACCGAGACCGCCCAGTGCCGCGGCACCTCGAAGCCGAGCGTCTGCGCGGTGAATCCCGCCGAGTACATCGACATCGCGTTGATCAGCAGCATGCCGACCAGGGCGATCAGCAGATACGGCACCGCGATCCACAGCGGCAGGATCGCGCCGAGGAAGGAGACCGGGTCGGCGGCCGAGGCCAGATCCGGAGTGGAGACCGCCATCACGGCGCCCA harbors:
- a CDS encoding LLM class flavin-dependent oxidoreductase translates to MPVTVVRFNLVDPDATPASLSARYKAAVEMAAYADDRGITTVQTEEHHGVANNWLPSPFAFAGAVFGATRQIAVTVSAVIGPLHDPLRLAEDIAVLDLLSGGRLVTVAGIGYRPEEYALFDVDWKRRGKLQDELLETVLKAWTGEEFAYRGRTVRVTPRPFSDPHPLLLVGGSSKAAARRAARLGLPFFPSAHLPELEAYYKERLIEYGTEGWTMMPAAETPLLHIAEDPDRAWAEYGGHFLHEARTYASWQSGDIRSAVKSAATTVDELRAEGVYRILTPDACVEQGLDNFVLHPLSGGMPIDEGWRSLHLFCENVLPRLRALEGIEG